The stretch of DNA GCGCCGTCGGGCAGGCTGCTGGAATGAATGGCATTGGTGAATTTGACGCGTCCGAAATCGAATGGGTGGCCTCCTCCATGATTGAGTGGATGGCCTTTGGAAAGGCCGTGCTTACTGAACCATTGAACGATTTCATAGTTCGAGACGAGTGTGGCGCCGGTCCGCCGGCCAATTTCGGCGGCATCGGCCATGTGGTCCTGGTGACCATGCGAGATGAGAATATAATCAGCAGCAATTGATTTGATATCGATCGCCTTGGCCAGTTCATTGCCGCTGATGAACGGATCGAACAGCAGCGTTCGGCCAGAAACCTGCGCCGCAAAACACGCATGCCCATAGTAAGTGATTTTCATATATCATTTGCCGCCATTCGTTCTCCTCCCCGTTTTTGAAGGCCCTGAAGAATCGAGGACAAGAACGATAAGGAGAGGGAGCAAGCCATGTTCAAAACACGCTGGTAGCGCCTGTTTTAACATTTCTTCCCGATTCCTCGCCCGCCCCCGCAATTTATTATAATTCTTCCGTTTGGCAAACCGAACACAAGGAATCCCTCCTACAGACGAGCATCGCCATTGCCGATTGGTTCGGCTCTGGGCCTGCAGTGTTCCACGGCGTCTTTGCGTTTAAATCAGAATCTCAAGAAAACGATTAACGCAAAGACACCAACGCCAGAAAAGCCAAAGGGCTTCGCGTCAGCTCTCGATAAGCTCATTGCACACCGGCTGCCAGCGAAGAATCAAATCCCGCTCCTCAAATCTCTCTCTTGCTTCCCTGGCAGGCTCTCATAAGATCAGAGGGTGAGTGGCCTTGCCGAGCGCGTTGCGCAATCAATCCGCAATCAGGGTTTGCTCCGCCGTGGAGACTCCGTCCTGGTGGCTGTTTCAGGAGGCCTGGATTCGATGGTACTGCTTGCAGTTCTTCACACCCTGGCCCAAAAGAATCGATGGAGGCTGATCGTTGGCCATCTGAACCATCGGCTCCGGGGCCGCAGCAGCGACGCCGATGAGCG from Verrucomicrobiia bacterium encodes:
- a CDS encoding metal-dependent hydrolase yields the protein MKITYYGHACFAAQVSGRTLLFDPFISGNELAKAIDIKSIAADYILISHGHQDHMADAAEIGRRTGATLVSNYEIVQWFSKHGLSKGHPLNHGGGHPFDFGRVKFTNAIHSSSLPDGAYGGNPGGFLVESHEGNFYYSGDTALTMDMKLIGESTKLAFGALCIGDNFTMGVDDAVRAADFIGCHEILGLHYNTFPPIQIDQKGAIAKFKAASKNLVLLPPGGSHTF